The following is a genomic window from Desulforegula conservatrix Mb1Pa.
CAACATTTATGGAGGCGTATTTGATTTTTGTTGTGCCGCTTGGCAGCCAGTAAACCTCTATGCATTGTTTTTGGGTGTTAAAAACGGCCGAATACCTCAAATCAGTGTTGGTACTTTGACTTGAACTGCCGTTTTTTATCCTCTGGGGACTTGCCCAAGTTCCTGTCTTGATGTCAAGGTATGTGTAATCGAGATAACCTGAGTCATGACCTGTAAAAAACAGATACATCATTTTGTTGACAACTATCGGAGTCATCTGGGCGCTGGTATTCTGGACATCTCCGTCTATCTTGAGAGTGTAGCCACCGTCATAGGAGCTGCCGTCATATATCTGATAATGGATTTCATTATCAGGATCCTGGGTAGGATAAAACAGATACATTTTCTTGTTCCAGAAAACGGCATTGGCATTTTCATGGGTGTGAGGCCCTTCGTAAGTATCTCCGACAAGCGGCGGGTTTACTAGAACTTCCATACTGCCGCGATAAGGCTTGTCAGAATCGTTCACACAGCCGTGAATTATTGCTGCGACAATAAAAGCCAGCACGATCGACGGAAAGACGATTAACATTGATTTTGATTTCATTAGCATCTCCTCTCACTTGTTTGCTTGTTCAACAATTAATGGCGATTAATCTGAACAACATTAATAAGCTGTTTAAGGTTGTTAACTCAAGAATATTTATGTGCAAATGCTAAAAAGGTTCACGCATTAAAATCAATGATATTGAAAGGATGGGGAACTTATCTGAAGACCGGATGGATCTTATGATCAGAAAATAAAATTTCCGCAGAACGTCCTGAAATTCGAAAACCTGATGTGTGAATACTTTCGCGACGTTGAATTTATAAGCTTGGAACCCTACAGAGAGAATTCCGAATTCTGCAAGGCAAATATGAGCAGACAGGAAGCTGCCTGGAAACTGAATCCCAAGAAATATGACAACAATGATTTAGAGGTTCCCCAATATTCTTCAAATGGATAAGGCCCGTTGCTTTTTCATACGGGCCTTATTTACGTTGTAGTGCGTTGCAGGGTTTATTTATGTCCACCAAACGAATTCCAGTGAATTTTTCCCATCTGAAGGTTTTTTTCTGCATGCCCTTTTTTGTTTTCAAGCGGATATCCAATGGCTATGAGGGATTCAACTACAAGGTTTTCCGGGATTCCAAGGAGGTTTTTTACATAAGCCTCGGATGCTTGATTCTCTGATCGCATCCTTTTTCTTATCTGAATCCAGCATGAACCAAGTCCGAGGGAATGGGCCGCAAGCTGGATGAATATCGAGGCGATGGAGCAGTCTTCAATCCATACGTCGCATCTTTCAGGATCTGCGATAACAGCAATCCCAAGGGGAGCGCCTCCAATAAACTCGCTTCCGTGTTCCTTGGATTTTGCAAGTTTCTTCAGCGTTTCAGGGTCAGTAACAACTATGAACTGCCAGGGATTGAGGCTTCTTGACGAGGGAGATCTTAAGGCCGCCTCTATGATGAGATCTATTTTTTCTTGTTCTACGGGTCTTGCGTCATATTTCCTGATACTTCTTCTTTCCCTTATAAGAGACATGAACATGGTTTTACCTCATTTTTTATATGTTTGCTTGGTCATATGACTGTTGGGCTTCCATGCTTATGATCGCATGAAGCAGAGATAAACTACTCATAATTATGAAAAATCCAAATACAAAATTGGTGGTCTCGCAAAAAGCAAAAAAAGGCGTCGGCGTCATGCCGGGCTTGATCCGGCATCCAGTAATTTCAAATACTTCTGGATTCCGGCCTGCGCCGGAATGACGGTAATCGGGCTTTTTTGCGACCTTGTCAAAATTATATTGAAGGTGTTTTTTAGGGCAATAAACCATTTTGGTATTCACCCGAACTGTTTTCTGAATCTCCACATGCCCAATCCGAATATTACGCTTCCAAGTGCGGCCATTCCGAGTATTTCCCTCCAGAGAATCCTTACCCCTGCGCCTTTCAGAAGAATCCCGAAGCCAGTGTCTATATAGTAATGAAGAGGGGAAATATACATGACTGTCCTCATCCAGGCAGGCATTGCCTCAGGAGGAGTCCATGCGCCTGAAAGAAAAAGCATAGGCACAAATATGAGAACCGTCATCATACCGACCTGGGCAAGGTTTTTTGCAATTGTAGATATGAAAAGCCCAAGCCCTGCTGTTGTGAAAACATAAAGTGTGGTGATGGAAAAAAAAAGCACAAGGCTACCCTTGAGAGGGACATGGAACACTCCCTTGATTATAAAAAGGATACTTATTGCTGAGCCGATAAGTATTACGGTCGTCATTGAAAGCACCTTTGGAAACATGATCTGGAAAGAAGAAAGAGGCGAAACAAGAAGCTGTTCAACTGTTCCTCTTTCCTTTTCCCGAACCATCGCTGCTCCGGGAAGCAGGACTGAAAAAAGTGTTACGATGGTCAGAAGTTCGGAGAGGCTCATGAACCATCTGTCGTCCTGATTGGGGTTGAACCAGACCCTGTGGTCATCAATTATCATCGGAGCATTTATGTGGCCGGAGTCAACCAACCCGATTCTTTCCATAGCCATTTCAAGTCCGTATTTTCCGGCTATTTGCTGTGCATAGCTTGAGGCAAGAAATCCCAGACCTGAATTTGTGGTGTCAATCTGCACCTGGATTCTGGCTGGTTCCCCTGAAAAAATGGACTTCTGGA
Proteins encoded in this region:
- a CDS encoding nitroreductase family protein, yielding MFMSLIRERRSIRKYDARPVEQEKIDLIIEAALRSPSSRSLNPWQFIVVTDPETLKKLAKSKEHGSEFIGGAPLGIAVIADPERCDVWIEDCSIASIFIQLAAHSLGLGSCWIQIRKRMRSENQASEAYVKNLLGIPENLVVESLIAIGYPLENKKGHAEKNLQMGKIHWNSFGGHK
- a CDS encoding ABC transporter permease, giving the protein MTTADSISVFRIWIRRLHVMTVKEFLQLFRDLVLLVFIIYAFTADIYLAGSGVSLQVKEAPVYFMDNDKSQASREFLGRFLPPYFRVKGEVISPIEGTALLDKGDAMIVVDIPSSFQKSIFSGEPARIQVQIDTTNSGLGFLASSYAQQIAGKYGLEMAMERIGLVDSGHINAPMIIDDHRVWFNPNQDDRWFMSLSELLTIVTLFSVLLPGAAMVREKERGTVEQLLVSPLSSFQIMFPKVLSMTTVILIGSAISILFIIKGVFHVPLKGSLVLFFSITTLYVFTTAGLGLFISTIAKNLAQVGMMTVLIFVPMLFLSGAWTPPEAMPAWMRTVMYISPLHYYIDTGFGILLKGAGVRILWREILGMAALGSVIFGLGMWRFRKQFG